ACCGACGCCGACTGGCTGAACGCCAAGACCCACGCACGAAGGCACTGGGCGACCTCGACGACGTCCTGACGGCGGCCGGCCTTGCGTCGATGAACCAACAGGTGGGCAGCTGGCGGCGGTTGGTGAGGGATGTGGGGCGGGGGTATCTGGAGGGGGAGGGGCTGCTGAGGTGAAGTGTCAGTGGGGCCCCGTAGATTGCGGCCATGGGTGTCTATCTGGTCGATGTCGGCGCACAGGACTGGCGCGGCGAGCACGAGGGTGGGTACGGCGAGATCGCCTCCGCTCTCGACGGGGAGCTGAGCGGGCGAGGCCTGCCGCGGTACGAGGTTCCGGCGGAGTGCCGCGGGCTGGAGTTCGAGGAGAAGCTCAGCCCTTCCATGGACGGCTTCGTCGAGCTCTGCCGCGCGCAGCTGACCCGCGACGAGGAAGAGATGCTCTGCGGCTGGTCGGTGCTGGTGCCGGTCCCGCTCGACGAGACGATCGAACTGCCCGTGGGTTCCGCCTACACGGATACGACCGTGGTCGCCGGAGCACCCCAAGTGCTCGCCCTCGCACAGCGGTTGGCTGCGGTGATCGGGCTGCCGCCGATGCTGCCCGTCTCGCGCACGAACCTCGACCTGACCAACTGGTTCCTCGACGGCCAGGCCGAGCAGACCGCCGCCGCCCGACCCGGCCCCTGGGCCGAGGACCTGGACGCCGCCTTCTACGTGGCCCTCTACGTCCGCGCGGCCCAGCACTCCCTTCGCCGCGGCTGCCCCATACTCTTCAGCTGACGTGCCGGGGCCGTCACGCCGGCTCGTGGGGATCGGAAGGCCGTCGAGCGTCCACCTCGTACTCGAACCACACCCGGTGCGTGCCGTCCGCGTCGATCTCGATGCCGCCCGTACCGGTGATCCCGGCCAGCTCACCCGTGCCGCTGCCCGGGACGATCACGAAGAACTCGCTCCCTCTGAACTCGCCCAGGGTCGTCGCCGAGTGCGCGAAGTTGAACGCGCCGGCCCGGCCCTGTAGCGAGCCCTCGAAGGACTCCATCGCGACATACGTACCGACCTCGGTCTCCTGGTCGTACGCGGCCGTGAACAGGGTCGCCGAACGCCCGGCGACCT
This DNA window, taken from Streptomyces sp. NBC_00663, encodes the following:
- a CDS encoding DUF3224 domain-containing protein produces the protein MRASGTFKVADFTPAPVPAPGIETAVPVGVATMEKSYEGEVAGRSATLFTAAYDQETEVGTYVAMESFEGSLQGRAGAFNFAHSATTLGEFRGSEFFVIVPGSGTGELAGITGTGGIEIDADGTHRVWFEYEVDARRPSDPHEPA